The Euphorbia lathyris chromosome 8, ddEupLath1.1, whole genome shotgun sequence genome has a window encoding:
- the LOC136204165 gene encoding uncharacterized protein, with product MESLLLMSIAGILRESFKIFTKNGKIFSFIAIITLFINSIQYFSNFYTIKPLIANLIMEGTVLKTFPENPESPKIISHITKDLKVFIGLELIYFTIDTLLFLFLTSATILAAALIHGGKQNDLSFKNLLSKTLKSWFRVLATWFFTFLFCVLFFFVFVILVSVTALIFPNHSHLLLAAIPLGVSAMILYIYLSVTWNLAIVISAIEKTKGIEAIRKAGEILKGMKLKGFLMNLLLCVVAVGLSSGIQMIDWGKSQSFVVFKGVVVVYVRSLLNMYYFAVFTVIYYMCKKNHGERVDFEGSCSSGYAMVPTTTSIAPLVDDQLP from the coding sequence ATGGAATCTCTTCTTCTTATGAGCATTGCAGGTATCCTCAGAGAATCCTTCAAAATCTTcaccaaaaatggaaaaatcTTTTCTTTCATCGCCATTATCACTCTTttcatcaattcaattcaatactTTTCCAATTTCTACACCATTAAACCTCTAATTGCAAACCTTATCATGGAGGGAACCGTGCTGAAAACATTCCCAGAAAATCCTGAATCCCCCAAAATCATCTCCCATATAACAAAAGATCTCAAAGTCTTCATCGGTTTAGAACTAATCTACTTCACAATCGACACACTTCTCTTCCTATTCCTCACATCCGCAACAATCCTCGCTGCAGCTCTAATCCACGGCGGAAAACAAAACGACTTGTCGTTTAAAAATCTGCTGTCAAAAACACTGAAATCATGGTTCAGAGTGTTAGCTACTTGGTTTTTCACTTTCCTGTTTTGTGTACTTTTCTTCTTCGTTTTTGTCATTCTTGTATCTGTCACAGCTCTGATATTCCCAAATCATTCTCACTTGCTTCTTGCTGCGATTCCACTTGGGGTTTCAGCCATGATTTTGTACATATACTTATCTGTTACTTGGAATTTGGCGATTGTGATTTCTGCAATTGAGAAAACAAAAGGGATTGAAGCAATTAGGAAGGCAGGAGAGATTCTCAAAGGCATGAAATTGAAAGGGTTTTTGATGAATCTTTTGCTGTGTGTAGTAGCTGTGGGTTTATCTTCAGGGATTCAGATGATAGATTGGGGGAAATCTCAGTCTTTTGTGGTGTTTAAAGGTGTGGTTGTAGTGTATGTTCGTAGCCTGCTGAATATGTATTACTTTGCAGTGTTTACTGTGATTTATTACATGTGCAAGAAAAATCATGGTGAAAGAGTTGATTTTGAAGGAAGTTGTTCAAGTGGATATGCTATGGTACCCACCACCACTTCCATAGCTCCACTTGTTGATGATCAGCTGCCATGA